From a single Labrenzia sp. PHM005 genomic region:
- a CDS encoding dihydrolipoamide acetyltransferase family protein, whose product MGVFAIRLPDVGEGIAEAELIEWHVQPGDLVREDDVLAEVMTDKATVEVPSSVDGKVLEHGGDVGQMMAIGSILVRIEVQGEGNEAEGSTEVPAAAVAKDPSPAPVADTKPQQKLDAPAAPVPVSTPAQPATASAPVPRASGTKPLAAPSVRARAREEGVDLRQVPGSGPAGRISHSDLDNWIASGGIQQGGVTRGQNTGIEEVRVIGMRRKIAEKMALSKKHIPHITIVEEVEMSALEDLRAVLNTKYKGERAKLTLLPFLMRAIVEAVREQPGLNARYDDEAGIIYRHGGVHVGIATQTPQGLNVPVVHHAEAGSLWDNAETVSRLAEAARDGSIKREELNGGTITITSLGALGAIATTPIINHPEVAIVGVNKMQIRPIWDGQQFQPRKMMNISCSFDHRVIDGWDAAVFVQKLKTLLETPAMLFVEG is encoded by the coding sequence ATGGGTGTTTTTGCAATCCGGCTGCCGGATGTGGGCGAAGGCATCGCCGAAGCAGAACTGATCGAATGGCATGTCCAACCTGGCGATCTGGTTCGCGAAGACGATGTTCTGGCCGAGGTCATGACCGACAAGGCGACCGTCGAAGTGCCGTCATCGGTTGATGGCAAGGTGCTGGAACATGGTGGCGACGTCGGTCAGATGATGGCCATCGGCTCCATTCTGGTTCGCATTGAAGTCCAGGGTGAAGGCAATGAGGCCGAAGGGAGCACCGAAGTTCCTGCAGCTGCAGTTGCCAAAGACCCGAGCCCGGCTCCCGTCGCGGACACAAAGCCCCAGCAAAAATTGGATGCACCGGCTGCACCTGTGCCGGTTTCAACACCGGCTCAACCAGCAACAGCTTCTGCACCGGTTCCACGGGCAAGCGGAACCAAACCTCTGGCGGCGCCGTCTGTGCGGGCCCGCGCCCGTGAAGAAGGGGTCGATCTGCGTCAGGTTCCGGGTAGCGGCCCAGCAGGCCGGATCAGCCATTCGGACCTGGACAACTGGATCGCTTCTGGCGGGATCCAGCAGGGCGGGGTCACCCGCGGCCAGAACACGGGCATTGAGGAAGTGCGTGTCATCGGCATGCGGCGCAAGATCGCCGAAAAGATGGCGCTTTCCAAAAAACATATTCCGCACATCACCATTGTCGAAGAAGTCGAAATGTCGGCTTTGGAAGACCTGCGGGCGGTGCTCAATACCAAATACAAGGGTGAACGCGCCAAATTGACGCTTCTCCCATTCCTGATGCGGGCGATTGTTGAAGCCGTGCGGGAACAACCGGGACTGAATGCGCGCTACGATGACGAAGCTGGCATCATCTACCGTCACGGCGGCGTGCATGTCGGGATTGCGACCCAGACACCGCAGGGGCTGAACGTTCCGGTCGTGCATCACGCGGAAGCTGGAAGCCTTTGGGACAACGCGGAGACCGTCTCTCGGCTTGCAGAAGCTGCGCGGGACGGTTCGATCAAACGGGAAGAGCTAAACGGCGGCACGATTACCATCACCTCACTCGGAGCGCTGGGTGCTATTGCAACGACGCCGATCATCAATCACCCGGAAGTGGCGATCGTCGGCGTCAACAAGATGCAGATCCGCCCGATCTGGGACGGACAGCAATTCCAGCCGCGCAAGATGATGAACATCTCCTGCAGCTTCGACCACCGGGTCATTGATGGCTGGGATGCAGCTGTCTTTGTCCAGAAACTGAAAACCCTGCTGGAAACCCCGGCCATGCTGTTTGTCGAGGGCTAA
- the lpdA gene encoding dihydrolipoyl dehydrogenase — protein sequence MSDLNCKLLIIGAGPGGYICAIRAGQLGVDTIVVDEGKPGGTCLNVGCIPSKAMIHAADEFYKMAHAGSGPLGISAGSPTIDLKQTVAWKDGIVERLNTGVAGLMKKAKARFVSGRARFLDGKTVEVTDNDGTKTIRAEYIVVASGSAPVELPFLPFGGSILSSTDALNLTEVPDSLAVVGGGYIGLELGTVFAKLGAKVTVVEAEDRILPLYDKALTAPVAKRLKDLGVTVMTGTKAQGYADGTLSTDKGDIAAEKVLVTVGRRPRTAGIGIEELALTQDGPFVKIDKFCQTSMRGIFAIGDVTGEPMLAHRAMAQGEMVAERIAGHSVEWDKRAIPAVCFTDPEVVTCGALPGELEGTKFAEFPFMANGRAMTTEREDGFIRVVWREADHAVVGIQAVGAGISEMSAAFSLAIEMGACLEDIASTIHAHPTQSEGLQEACLRALGHALHI from the coding sequence ATGTCAGATTTGAATTGCAAACTTCTTATCATCGGCGCTGGCCCTGGCGGTTACATTTGTGCGATCCGGGCAGGGCAGCTCGGCGTCGACACGATTGTCGTGGATGAAGGCAAACCCGGCGGAACCTGCCTCAATGTCGGCTGTATTCCCTCAAAAGCGATGATCCACGCGGCAGATGAATTCTACAAGATGGCCCATGCCGGTTCCGGACCACTCGGGATTTCCGCCGGTAGCCCAACCATCGATCTGAAGCAGACGGTCGCCTGGAAAGACGGCATCGTTGAACGCCTGAACACAGGTGTTGCTGGCTTGATGAAAAAGGCCAAGGCGCGGTTCGTTTCTGGCCGGGCCCGTTTCCTTGATGGCAAAACCGTTGAAGTGACCGACAACGACGGCACTAAGACAATCCGCGCCGAATATATCGTCGTTGCGTCCGGTTCTGCTCCGGTCGAGCTGCCGTTCCTGCCGTTTGGCGGTTCAATATTATCGTCGACCGATGCGCTCAACTTGACTGAAGTGCCGGACAGCCTGGCTGTCGTTGGTGGCGGCTATATCGGACTTGAGCTGGGTACTGTCTTTGCCAAACTCGGCGCCAAGGTCACAGTGGTTGAAGCAGAAGATCGTATCCTTCCGCTCTACGACAAAGCATTGACGGCTCCCGTTGCGAAGCGGCTGAAAGATCTCGGCGTCACTGTGATGACCGGGACAAAGGCGCAAGGCTATGCGGATGGAACGCTGAGCACCGACAAGGGTGATATTGCCGCTGAAAAAGTGCTGGTCACTGTTGGTCGGCGTCCGCGCACCGCCGGGATTGGGATTGAAGAGCTGGCCCTCACCCAGGACGGGCCTTTCGTGAAGATCGACAAGTTCTGCCAGACGTCTATGCGCGGGATTTTTGCCATTGGCGACGTCACGGGCGAACCGATGCTGGCCCACCGGGCGATGGCTCAGGGTGAAATGGTTGCCGAGCGTATTGCCGGACATTCCGTGGAGTGGGACAAGCGGGCCATTCCGGCTGTTTGTTTCACTGATCCGGAAGTCGTGACATGTGGCGCGCTGCCAGGTGAGCTTGAAGGCACCAAGTTTGCCGAGTTCCCGTTCATGGCCAATGGCCGTGCCATGACAACGGAACGCGAGGACGGATTCATCCGCGTTGTCTGGCGGGAGGCGGATCATGCCGTCGTTGGCATCCAGGCTGTCGGCGCAGGTATTTCAGAAATGTCGGCTGCGTTTTCGCTGGCGATTGAGATGGGTGCCTGCCTGGAAGACATTGCATCCACGATCCATGCCCATCCGACCCAGTCGGAAGGCCTGCAGGAAGCCTGTTTGCGCGCGCTGGGACACGCGCTGCATATCTAG
- the dld gene encoding D-lactate dehydrogenase — MQTPVSPNTADQLLAKLKDIVGNRHVITNPRSMERFCKGFRSGEGTALAVVQPGTLLEQWQVLKACVEADKIVIMQAANTGLTEGSTPNGDYDRDAVVLSTKRMDKIQVLKDGRQIISFPGATLFSLEKLMAPYDREPHSVIGSSCIGASIIGGVCNNSGGSLVERGPSYTELSLYAQIREDGQLELVNHLGISLGQDPETILTRLENGDYSDQDVDDTNLKASDTDYHRRVREIDEPSPARFNADKRRLHEASGCAGKLAVFAARLDTYPKPDTEKVFYIGTNDTQVLTRLRRHILAEFEHLPVSGEYMHAEIYDISKRYGKDTLILIDKLGTDWLPGIFALKGWADARLSKIPLLPANLTDRFMQVLTKLWPNILPKRMEDFRAHYEHHLILKMRDGGVQEAEDFLSKFFGQEKGDWFICSPREGKIAGLHRFAAAGAAVRYQAVHSNEVEDILALDIALRRDDRDWFEQLPTEIEGGLVHKLYYGHFFCHVLHQDYIVKKGQDPKALKEKMLKILDERGAEYPAEHNVGHLYKAKPDLAEFYKDCDPTNTLNPGIGKMSRRKCYH, encoded by the coding sequence ATGCAAACGCCCGTGTCCCCCAATACTGCCGATCAACTCCTGGCAAAGCTGAAGGACATCGTTGGCAACCGGCATGTGATTACCAATCCCCGGTCGATGGAACGGTTCTGCAAGGGGTTTCGCTCTGGAGAAGGCACAGCACTTGCCGTGGTTCAACCCGGCACCCTGCTGGAACAATGGCAGGTGCTGAAGGCCTGTGTTGAGGCCGACAAGATCGTCATCATGCAGGCCGCCAACACCGGCTTGACAGAAGGCTCCACACCAAACGGGGACTACGACCGGGACGCCGTTGTGCTCAGCACCAAACGCATGGACAAAATCCAGGTTCTGAAGGACGGGCGGCAAATCATTAGCTTTCCAGGTGCAACGTTGTTTTCCCTTGAAAAACTGATGGCGCCTTATGACCGTGAACCGCATTCAGTCATCGGATCATCCTGCATCGGCGCGTCAATCATCGGCGGGGTCTGCAACAACTCCGGGGGTTCCCTGGTAGAGCGCGGACCGTCCTACACCGAGCTCTCTCTTTACGCCCAGATCCGTGAAGACGGCCAGCTGGAGCTGGTCAATCACCTGGGCATTTCCCTTGGGCAAGATCCGGAAACGATCCTAACCCGGCTTGAAAACGGCGACTATTCCGACCAGGACGTCGACGACACCAATCTCAAGGCCTCCGACACGGACTATCACCGGCGGGTGCGCGAAATCGACGAACCCAGCCCCGCCCGCTTTAATGCCGACAAACGGCGCCTCCATGAGGCCTCCGGCTGTGCCGGCAAACTTGCAGTGTTTGCAGCCCGTTTGGACACCTATCCAAAGCCGGATACTGAGAAAGTCTTTTACATCGGCACCAACGACACCCAGGTTCTGACACGCCTACGCCGGCACATTCTGGCAGAGTTCGAGCATCTACCCGTCTCCGGGGAATACATGCATGCCGAGATCTATGACATCTCAAAGCGTTACGGGAAGGATACACTTATCCTGATCGACAAGCTCGGCACTGACTGGTTGCCAGGGATCTTTGCGCTGAAAGGCTGGGCTGACGCGCGGCTTTCCAAGATCCCGCTTTTGCCCGCAAACCTGACCGACCGCTTCATGCAGGTGCTCACCAAGTTATGGCCCAACATCTTGCCGAAACGCATGGAAGATTTCCGGGCACACTATGAGCACCACCTGATCCTGAAAATGCGCGATGGCGGCGTTCAAGAAGCCGAAGACTTTCTGAGCAAGTTCTTCGGGCAAGAAAAAGGCGACTGGTTTATCTGTTCGCCGCGCGAAGGCAAAATAGCCGGCCTTCACCGGTTTGCGGCCGCGGGAGCGGCGGTGCGTTATCAGGCAGTTCATTCGAACGAAGTCGAAGACATTCTGGCCCTCGACATTGCTCTTCGCCGGGACGACAGAGACTGGTTCGAACAGCTCCCCACCGAGATCGAAGGCGGCTTGGTGCACAAGCTCTACTACGGTCACTTCTTCTGCCACGTCCTGCATCAGGACTACATCGTCAAGAAGGGCCAGGATCCGAAAGCTCTGAAGGAAAAAATGCTCAAGATCCTAGATGAACGCGGCGCCGAATACCCGGCAGAACACAACGTTGGCCATCTCTACAAGGCCAAGCCGGACTTGGCGGAATTCTATAAAGACTGCGATCCGACCAACACGCTGAATCCTGGCATCGGAAAGATGTCCCGGCGCAAGTGTTACCACTAA
- a CDS encoding GNAT family N-acetyltransferase — protein sequence MWKSDQLKLVDHFQRLDKHTRHLRFGGTVSDSFLTEYAETILSTDYVNFGAFPDGELRGVAELRGLLDSWPRSAEIALVVEPAWQDRGIGEAMFNRLLAAAQKRGIKKLNMLCLHENIRMRNLVRKHDAHLKIESGNIEATLGMAWPTPISIFDEVFSDPRGYLPAPFRTSSRQKGQ from the coding sequence TTGTGGAAGTCCGACCAATTAAAGTTGGTTGATCACTTTCAGCGGCTCGACAAACATACGCGGCATCTTAGATTTGGCGGGACAGTAAGCGACAGTTTTCTGACTGAGTATGCCGAGACAATTTTATCGACCGATTATGTGAATTTTGGCGCTTTTCCTGATGGTGAATTGCGGGGCGTAGCGGAATTGCGCGGGCTTTTAGATAGTTGGCCTCGGAGCGCGGAAATAGCTCTTGTGGTGGAGCCTGCCTGGCAGGATCGAGGAATTGGCGAAGCAATGTTTAACCGTCTGCTTGCTGCCGCCCAGAAGCGTGGAATTAAGAAGCTCAATATGCTTTGCCTGCACGAGAATATTCGAATGCGGAATTTAGTCCGGAAGCACGATGCACATCTGAAAATCGAAAGTGGCAATATCGAAGCGACGCTCGGTATGGCGTGGCCAACACCGATATCGATATTCGATGAAGTCTTCAGTGATCCGCGCGGCTATTTGCCCGCACCCTTTCGGACATCTAGCCGGCAAAAAGGGCAGTAG
- a CDS encoding mannitol dehydrogenase family protein, whose product MDELIPLCDANLDRIPASTARPTYDRSRLTPGIVHIGVGNFHRAHQAWYLHRLMQENQALDWAIIGAGVRSYDAAMRNKLLDQDCLTTLIELKPSHATAEVVGSMIDYLPIEPDNRCLITQMADPAVRIVALTVTEGGYYIDPVTKELDAGHPDIAHDAHHPDAPRTAFGAIVAALKIRRDLGIGPFTGLSCDNLLANGHVLRQTIAGLARLSDPDLGDWIDTNCSFPNSMVDCIVPATGPREIALARDIGIDDQAPVTHESFRQWVIEDDFCAARPLWEKVGATFTDDVHAYEMMKLRLLNAGHQILAGPGEILALDTVADCMVHPLISQLFRTVLTNEIVPHVADVPGMTAAQYVDLIEDRFKNPAIVDTPRRVAFDGSSRHAGFVLPIIRDALASGTPVEGLALVEALWARMCAGTREDGSTIEPNDPNWSELTYIAEKARTRPQTWLTENSIYGDIAAARPFANAFDHWLEMIWTHGCEEAMRTYTGEKAQLRAQS is encoded by the coding sequence ATGGATGAGCTGATCCCACTTTGTGATGCCAATCTTGACAGGATTCCAGCAAGCACTGCCCGGCCAACCTATGACCGGTCCAGGCTGACACCAGGCATTGTCCATATCGGTGTCGGCAATTTCCATAGGGCGCATCAAGCTTGGTATTTGCACCGTCTCATGCAAGAAAATCAGGCTCTTGATTGGGCCATTATTGGCGCTGGTGTCCGCTCATATGACGCTGCCATGCGCAACAAGCTTCTTGATCAGGACTGCCTGACCACACTCATCGAGTTGAAACCCTCTCACGCCACTGCCGAAGTCGTTGGTTCAATGATCGATTACCTACCGATCGAACCAGATAACCGGTGCCTCATCACACAGATGGCAGATCCCGCTGTCAGGATCGTCGCACTGACTGTGACCGAAGGCGGATATTACATTGATCCCGTGACAAAAGAACTCGACGCCGGGCACCCGGACATTGCGCATGATGCACATCACCCCGATGCGCCGCGCACAGCATTCGGTGCCATTGTTGCGGCACTCAAAATTCGCCGTGACCTCGGAATTGGGCCATTCACCGGACTGAGCTGCGACAACCTTCTGGCAAACGGCCATGTTTTGCGCCAAACGATTGCGGGGCTAGCACGCTTGTCAGATCCGGACCTCGGAGACTGGATCGATACAAACTGCAGTTTTCCCAATTCGATGGTTGATTGCATCGTCCCGGCGACCGGCCCTCGCGAGATCGCTCTTGCACGGGACATCGGCATCGACGACCAAGCTCCGGTAACCCATGAGTCCTTCCGGCAGTGGGTTATTGAGGATGATTTTTGTGCCGCTCGCCCTTTATGGGAGAAGGTAGGGGCGACATTTACTGATGACGTCCACGCGTATGAGATGATGAAGCTTCGCCTTCTGAATGCTGGTCATCAGATCCTTGCAGGACCTGGAGAAATTCTTGCGCTTGATACAGTCGCTGACTGCATGGTTCATCCGCTGATCTCCCAGTTATTCAGGACGGTTCTGACTAACGAAATCGTGCCACATGTGGCAGATGTTCCAGGTATGACGGCGGCACAATATGTTGATCTGATCGAAGATCGGTTCAAAAATCCTGCAATTGTCGACACACCCAGGCGCGTTGCGTTCGATGGGTCGTCGCGGCATGCGGGCTTTGTTTTACCCATAATTCGAGATGCACTTGCGTCCGGAACACCCGTAGAAGGCCTTGCTTTGGTAGAAGCTCTCTGGGCACGGATGTGCGCAGGGACCCGCGAAGATGGGTCCACGATTGAACCGAACGACCCAAATTGGTCCGAACTGACTTATATTGCGGAAAAAGCTCGCACGCGGCCTCAAACCTGGCTGACAGAAAACAGCATCTATGGCGATATCGCTGCCGCCCGCCCCTTCGCAAATGCATTTGACCACTGGCTGGAAATGATTTGGACACACGGGTGCGAAGAAGCGATGAGAACCTACACCGGTGAGAAAGCTCAACTTAGAGCGCAGTCCTAA
- a CDS encoding L-iditol 2-dehydrogenase produces the protein MKRLEGKTALITGAARGIGLAFAKAYIAEGARVAIADIDFQRAQQSASDLGEAAIAVKVDVTDQESIDRAVTETVSALGHIDILINNAAIFTAAPIVEIERADYQRVFDINVSGTLFTMQAVARHMIGRGGGGKIINMASQAGRRGEPLVAVYCASKAAIISLTQSAALNLIDHGINVNAIAPGVVDGEHWDGVDAFFAKYENKAPGQKKREVGESVPFGRMGTAEDLTGMAVFLASDEANYILAQTYNVDGGQWMS, from the coding sequence ATGAAGCGTTTAGAAGGAAAAACAGCACTGATTACCGGTGCTGCACGCGGTATCGGTCTGGCCTTCGCAAAAGCCTACATTGCGGAAGGCGCCCGGGTGGCGATCGCTGACATTGATTTTCAACGCGCGCAACAGTCCGCAAGTGACTTGGGCGAAGCTGCCATCGCTGTAAAAGTGGATGTCACAGACCAAGAAAGCATTGATCGTGCTGTGACCGAGACCGTTTCCGCATTGGGTCACATCGACATCCTCATCAACAATGCGGCGATCTTTACCGCAGCTCCGATCGTCGAAATTGAAAGAGCCGACTACCAACGGGTCTTCGACATCAATGTCAGTGGCACTCTCTTCACAATGCAAGCGGTCGCCCGCCACATGATCGGCCGGGGCGGTGGCGGCAAGATCATCAACATGGCCAGCCAGGCCGGCCGCCGCGGCGAGCCTCTTGTTGCCGTCTACTGTGCAAGCAAAGCAGCTATCATCAGTCTCACTCAATCCGCGGCTCTCAACCTCATTGATCATGGCATCAATGTGAACGCGATCGCCCCTGGCGTCGTTGACGGCGAACACTGGGATGGCGTTGATGCGTTTTTCGCAAAATATGAGAACAAAGCGCCCGGACAGAAGAAAAGAGAAGTCGGCGAATCTGTTCCCTTTGGGCGCATGGGGACCGCAGAAGATTTGACTGGAATGGCGGTGTTTCTCGCCAGCGACGAAGCCAACTACATCCTGGCACAAACCTACAATGTGGATGGCGGCCAATGGATGAGCTGA
- a CDS encoding ABC transporter ATP-binding protein: MGQISLKQVTKRFGDVEVIPSLDLEIEDGEFTVFVGPSGCGKSTLLRLIAGLEDITSGTIFIDGQDATSVPPAKRGLAMVFQSYALYPHMSVRKNIAFPLRMAKLDKAEQDRRVEQAAAVLNLTDYLDRRPGQLSGGQRQRVAIGRAIVREPSAFLFDEPLSNLDAALRVGMRLEISELHERLKTTMIYVTHDQVEAMTMADKIVVLRAGNIEQVGSPLELYKTPRNQFVAGFIGSPKMNFIKGSEAAKHNAHTIGVRPEHITVSESEGLWSGVVSVSEHLGSDTFFHVNGTGLADTITVRADGEVGFRHGDRIHMTPRADVIHKFDEKGLRLP, from the coding sequence ATGGGACAAATCTCACTCAAGCAGGTGACAAAGAGGTTCGGCGATGTGGAAGTTATTCCGTCGCTTGATCTGGAAATCGAAGATGGCGAATTCACTGTCTTTGTCGGCCCATCCGGATGCGGTAAGTCAACACTGCTTAGATTGATCGCGGGTCTGGAAGATATCACATCCGGCACGATCTTTATTGACGGTCAAGACGCAACCAGCGTTCCGCCGGCCAAGCGCGGCCTTGCCATGGTCTTCCAATCTTACGCGCTTTATCCGCATATGTCGGTGCGCAAGAACATCGCCTTTCCGTTGCGCATGGCCAAGCTCGACAAGGCCGAACAGGATCGCCGGGTGGAACAAGCAGCCGCCGTTCTGAACCTGACAGACTATCTGGACCGCCGACCGGGACAGCTGTCGGGCGGCCAACGCCAACGCGTTGCGATTGGAAGAGCCATTGTCCGCGAACCCTCAGCGTTTTTGTTCGATGAACCGCTGTCCAATCTCGACGCCGCTTTGCGGGTCGGCATGCGTCTGGAGATTTCCGAGCTTCACGAGCGCCTTAAAACGACAATGATTTATGTCACCCACGATCAGGTCGAAGCGATGACCATGGCGGACAAGATCGTGGTCTTGCGGGCGGGTAACATTGAGCAAGTTGGCTCTCCGCTTGAGCTTTATAAGACCCCGCGCAACCAGTTCGTCGCCGGTTTCATCGGCTCCCCGAAGATGAACTTCATCAAAGGATCGGAAGCCGCCAAGCATAACGCTCACACGATTGGAGTTCGCCCAGAACACATCACAGTTTCGGAATCCGAAGGCTTGTGGTCCGGAGTGGTCAGCGTCTCAGAACACTTGGGTTCCGACACCTTCTTCCACGTGAACGGCACAGGCCTTGCGGACACGATAACCGTTCGGGCCGATGGGGAAGTCGGCTTTCGTCACGGCGACCGCATCCACATGACACCGCGCGCAGATGTCATTCATAAGTTCGATGAAAAAGGCCTGAGGCTTCCATGA
- a CDS encoding carbohydrate ABC transporter permease yields the protein MARAVTNQRKIVNTLGAWIIGLLIFFPILWTILTSFKTEAQAINDPPLFFFFDWTLENYAIVQERSDYMRFLWNSVIIAGGSTLLGIIIAVPAAWSMAFVPSKRTKDILLWMLSTKMLPAVGVLYPIYLLFIKLGLLDTRIGLTVVLMLINLPIIVWMLYTYFKEIPGEILEAARMDGASLKEEILYILTPMAIPGIASTVLLNIILAWNEAFWTLNLTAADAAPLTAFIASYSSPEGLFYAKLSAASTMAIAPILILGWFSQKQLVRGLTFGAVK from the coding sequence ATGGCTCGTGCAGTCACCAACCAGCGCAAAATCGTCAACACGCTCGGTGCATGGATCATCGGTTTGTTGATCTTCTTCCCAATCCTTTGGACCATCCTGACCAGCTTCAAAACCGAAGCCCAGGCGATCAATGATCCCCCGCTGTTTTTCTTCTTTGACTGGACACTGGAAAACTATGCGATCGTTCAGGAACGGTCGGATTACATGCGGTTCTTGTGGAATTCTGTAATCATCGCCGGCGGCTCGACACTATTGGGGATCATAATTGCCGTCCCCGCGGCCTGGTCGATGGCCTTTGTACCGTCCAAGCGCACCAAAGATATCCTGCTTTGGATGCTGTCCACCAAGATGCTGCCAGCCGTTGGTGTGCTCTATCCGATCTATCTCTTGTTTATCAAACTGGGACTGCTCGATACGCGCATCGGACTGACAGTCGTGCTGATGTTGATCAACCTGCCGATCATCGTTTGGATGCTCTACACATACTTCAAGGAAATTCCAGGCGAAATACTTGAAGCGGCCCGAATGGACGGTGCGAGCCTGAAGGAAGAGATTCTCTACATCCTGACACCAATGGCGATCCCCGGCATCGCTTCAACAGTGCTGCTCAATATAATTCTGGCGTGGAACGAAGCCTTCTGGACGCTCAACCTGACGGCGGCCGATGCGGCACCGCTAACAGCCTTTATCGCAAGCTACTCAAGCCCTGAAGGCCTCTTCTACGCCAAGCTCAGCGCGGCCTCGACCATGGCCATTGCGCCGATCCTCATCCTCGGCTGGTTCAGTCAGAAGCAACTCGTTCGCGGCCTCACGTTCGGCGCGGTTAAGTAG
- a CDS encoding carbohydrate ABC transporter permease: MATQHSRSAARLMMAPAVILLLGWMLVPLTMTLFFSFKKYLPLRGDSMANGLDWVGFTNYTRFISSSSFWPSIYATLIIVGGVLVITIVLGVLLAILLDQPMWGQGVVRILVIAPFFVMPTVSALVWKNMFMDPVNGLLAHIWRFFGAEPILWLSQASLPSIILIVSWQWLPFATLILLTAIQSLDSEQLEAAEMDGAPPLARFGFIILPHLARAITIVVLIQTIFLLSIFAEIFVTTAGAFGTKTLTYLIFQRVLESQNIGLGSAGGVYAIILANIVAVFLMRIVGKNLDA; encoded by the coding sequence ATGGCCACCCAGCACTCACGATCTGCAGCCAGACTTATGATGGCACCCGCTGTAATCCTGCTCCTAGGATGGATGCTCGTTCCATTGACTATGACCCTTTTCTTTTCATTCAAAAAGTACTTGCCGCTTAGAGGCGACTCGATGGCCAACGGTCTCGATTGGGTCGGCTTTACCAACTATACGCGGTTTATATCGTCCAGCTCCTTTTGGCCCAGCATCTACGCCACCCTCATTATCGTCGGAGGGGTATTGGTTATTACGATTGTTTTGGGCGTTCTGCTGGCCATTCTCCTTGATCAGCCAATGTGGGGCCAAGGGGTTGTCCGCATCCTTGTCATTGCACCGTTCTTTGTCATGCCGACTGTATCGGCGCTGGTCTGGAAGAACATGTTCATGGACCCCGTGAACGGTCTCTTAGCGCATATTTGGCGGTTCTTTGGCGCCGAACCCATATTGTGGCTTAGTCAGGCGTCCCTGCCCTCCATCATCCTCATCGTTTCCTGGCAATGGCTGCCATTTGCAACGCTGATCCTGTTGACCGCCATCCAGTCGCTCGACAGCGAACAACTGGAAGCTGCGGAAATGGATGGCGCACCGCCGCTCGCCCGCTTTGGATTTATAATCCTGCCGCACTTGGCGCGTGCAATCACCATTGTGGTGCTGATCCAAACGATCTTCTTGTTATCGATCTTTGCCGAAATCTTCGTCACCACCGCCGGCGCATTTGGCACCAAAACGCTGACCTATCTGATTTTCCAGCGGGTTCTAGAAAGCCAGAACATTGGCCTCGGATCGGCCGGCGGTGTCTACGCCATCATTCTCGCCAACATCGTTGCCGTCTTCCTGATGCGGATTGTCGGCAAGAACCTGGACGCTTGA